In Candidatus Campbellbacteria bacterium, the following are encoded in one genomic region:
- the fusA gene encoding elongation factor G produces the protein MNRDYPLEKVRNIGIIAHIDAGKTTTTERVLFYTGVSHKMGEVHEGEAVMDWMEQEQERGITITSAATTCFWTPTYKNADTDLEAKHRVNIIDTPGHVDFTVEVERSLKVLDGGVVVFDGVAGVEPQSETVWRQADKYEVPRICFINKIDRTGASFDRSFQSIVNRLTPNAVKAQLPIGEEDKHEGIVDLLTMQAVYFEGDMGVQVEKREVPEELKAEAEKLRGELIEKIVENNEELMEKYLAGEEIPVEDLKKEMRRAVIANEMVPVFTGSALKNKGVQLVLDAVIDYLPNPTEVPPVSGIDPKTGEETTRETSDEAPFAALAFKVATDPYVGQLTYFRVYSGTLEAGSYILNTSTGDKERVGRIVRMHSNDREEVQKVFAGEIAAAVGLKNTKTSDTLCAENAPIILDKIEFPQPVVSLKIEPKTKADQEKMSVALKKLSDEDPTFRVQTDDETFETVISGMGELHLDILVDRMKREFNVEAKVGQPQVSYRETILEEAEEEHKYIKQSGGRGQYGHVKLRAKPMEKLSEEEEKKLPNNVKRTEDFEFINSIKGGVIPQEFIPAVEKGIKETMERGIVAGFRMVNVSVEVFDGSFHEVDSNEVAFKIAASKAFQDAAKQAKPVLLEPIMKVEVTVPEEFMGDVSGNLSSKRGVIESMEDRGMVKGINAMVPLSEMFGYTTMLRSMTAGRGQSVMEFDHYAVVPQNVAQEIIEKRS, from the coding sequence ATGAATCGAGATTATCCTCTAGAGAAAGTTAGAAATATAGGTATTATTGCCCACATTGACGCCGGTAAGACAACAACTACCGAGCGAGTGCTGTTCTATACCGGTGTATCACACAAGATGGGAGAAGTGCACGAAGGCGAAGCGGTGATGGACTGGATGGAGCAAGAGCAGGAGCGAGGGATCACCATCACCTCAGCGGCTACTACTTGTTTCTGGACCCCTACTTACAAGAACGCAGATACCGACCTAGAGGCAAAACATCGAGTAAATATTATTGATACTCCCGGTCACGTGGACTTTACCGTTGAGGTAGAGCGCTCTCTTAAGGTTCTCGACGGTGGAGTCGTGGTTTTTGACGGTGTCGCCGGAGTAGAGCCACAATCTGAGACAGTATGGCGCCAAGCTGACAAATATGAAGTTCCGCGCATCTGCTTTATAAACAAGATAGACCGCACCGGCGCCTCTTTTGATCGATCGTTTCAGTCGATAGTGAATCGCCTTACTCCAAATGCTGTCAAAGCTCAACTCCCAATTGGCGAGGAAGACAAACACGAAGGCATTGTTGATCTTTTGACCATGCAAGCCGTCTACTTTGAGGGTGATATGGGAGTACAAGTCGAAAAGAGAGAAGTTCCCGAAGAACTGAAAGCCGAGGCCGAGAAACTTCGTGGAGAACTGATCGAAAAGATAGTTGAGAACAACGAAGAATTGATGGAAAAGTATCTCGCCGGAGAAGAAATTCCCGTGGAAGATCTTAAAAAAGAGATGCGCCGAGCGGTAATAGCAAACGAGATGGTGCCTGTCTTTACCGGAAGCGCTCTTAAAAACAAAGGTGTTCAACTTGTTTTGGATGCCGTCATCGATTACCTTCCCAACCCGACAGAAGTTCCTCCTGTCTCAGGAATTGATCCGAAAACAGGCGAGGAAACGACACGCGAAACATCAGACGAAGCTCCTTTCGCGGCGCTTGCTTTCAAGGTCGCAACAGATCCTTATGTCGGACAGCTGACGTATTTTAGAGTCTATTCCGGAACGCTTGAGGCGGGCTCGTATATTCTGAATACATCAACCGGAGACAAAGAAAGAGTTGGTCGCATAGTGCGAATGCACTCAAACGACCGAGAGGAAGTACAGAAAGTATTTGCCGGCGAGATCGCCGCCGCGGTTGGTCTAAAGAACACCAAGACCTCGGACACACTTTGCGCGGAGAACGCGCCGATCATACTTGATAAGATCGAGTTCCCACAGCCGGTTGTATCTCTGAAAATTGAGCCAAAGACCAAAGCCGACCAAGAAAAAATGAGTGTCGCCTTGAAAAAACTTTCTGATGAGGATCCAACCTTCCGAGTCCAAACTGACGATGAAACCTTTGAGACCGTGATTTCCGGAATGGGAGAGCTTCACTTGGATATTTTGGTAGACCGAATGAAGCGAGAATTCAACGTAGAGGCAAAAGTCGGTCAGCCGCAGGTTTCCTATCGAGAGACCATTCTCGAAGAGGCCGAGGAAGAACACAAATACATCAAGCAGTCTGGTGGACGCGGACAGTATGGACATGTCAAGCTTCGTGCCAAGCCGATGGAGAAGCTTTCTGAGGAGGAAGAGAAAAAACTTCCAAATAACGTAAAACGCACCGAAGACTTTGAGTTCATAAACTCAATTAAGGGTGGAGTTATCCCACAAGAATTCATCCCCGCAGTTGAGAAAGGAATCAAAGAGACTATGGAGAGAGGGATAGTTGCCGGATTTAGAATGGTAAATGTTTCTGTTGAGGTCTTTGACGGATCTTTTCACGAGGTTGACTCAAATGAAGTAGCGTTCAAGATCGCCGCTTCTAAGGCATTCCAAGATGCCGCAAAGCAAGCCAAGCCGGTTCTCCTTGAGCCGATAATGAAGGTAGAAGTTACGGTTCCCGAAGAATTTATGGGAGACGTATCCGGCAACTTGTCTTCTAAGCGAGGTGTTATTGAATCAATGGAAGATAGGGGAATGGTCAAAGGTATCAACGCTATGGTCCCTCTCTCTGAGATGTTTGGATATACGACGATGCTTCGATCAATGACAGCCGGACGCGGACAGAGCGTTATGGAGTTTGATCACTACGCTGTTGTACCACAAAACGTAGCCCAAGAGATCATCGAAAAGCGCTCGTAG
- a CDS encoding tail fiber domain-containing protein encodes MKNFIKRPLPFLLVILAGFSLAVTALIAAPPASKYSPGETLDPTCAPGDTNCSVETNDVSSSTTDDLSEGSSNLYYTEARVSANSDVAANTTSRHNALSLGGSLDYLSLTGQTLTLNEIDVGTDTNLTAGSGVSLSSGTLDVDTSGINVGDLNTNFTTGSIPFSNGTNLTQDNTNLFWDDTNDRLGLGTNLPSYFLEVAGGDVYVTQTLTNGWNLSNASYDSVSFGVSGEALEPTGTYFKPDGTKMYLSDRSSNNIYQYTLSTPWDLSTAAYDTVSFDGQAGFPRGVFLKSDGTKMYELDGSTTYQYTLSTPWDLSTASYDSVSFSVSGQESDAQGLALKSDGTKMYVIGDNNNTVYQYGLSTPWDLSTASYDSVSFSVSGQEGISRELAFKSDGAKMYIVGDGANSVFQYSLSTPWDLSTASYDSVSFDVSNEVTDSHGVSFKTNGTKMFVLDGDFSSGRIYQYSMAGGSEGGSIFVDNSIGIGATSPQNALDVSGASVIGSTYAGTNTAPTNGLLVEGNVGIGTTSPNTAFDLSGAFSLRGVSVPSTAPAGQGRIYFDSSSNSFKVSEDGSSYENLLSDVSAAGSDGAVQFNSSGSFGADDANFFWDDTNDRLGLGTATPGNLLHLAGGDLRIEETASSGNYDISTASFSQSISTQNSLSLSIAWNDDGTKLYETGRGSGAERLYEYNVSTPYDISTASFSKSIPTQDSYPEGIAWNDDGSKLYEVGQGSDLIYEYDVSTPYDINSASFSQSISTQDSIPRGITWNDDGTKLYEMGGHNSELIYEYDVSTPYDISTASFSLSISTQDGSPEGIAWNNDGSKLYEVGRGSDLIYEYDVSTPYNISTASFSQSISTQDSDPTGIAWNSDGSKLYEIGYDGLSGGGYIYEYDMGNSFEGGTLIADTSVGIGTTTPQNALDVSGSSVVGSTYAGTNTAPTNGLLVEGNVGLGTTSPSARLHSLSTTEQLRLGYDASNYLSATVGSAGSTTLSLTGTSPEFTFSQLANFSSGVNVNSETITDFTGTGLTLNTNALTVDQTALNVEGFATALTAGSIPFSDGSNLTEDNANLFWDNANNRLGLGTTSPNTLLDLAGALSIRGMSAPSTAPSGQGRIYFDSSSNTFKVSENGGSYENLLGGASVAGSDGAVQFNSSGSFGADDANLFWDNSGKMLGLGTTNPTDRLHVVDASVAGAHYETDGVATFEDDDANLQVVATDQGDDAAAFILTNAPAGGTGDNKHWIMQHRGANLNNRLDLGYKTSAGSGSIATGTYTGMTLLTNGNVGIGTTSPGRNLHAVNNVLIGGTADGDGDLFLEDSSGNQLIQLDTEGSSAISGTQIYLTAGGNSYINTGGNVGIGTTSPNEELEIGALGTATSDSDDYDSGDIGLTASGWDVNGSNERTGTWKIRNVTEPSNYPDFDLQFVDPSDNTVMTLTGLGSGFTEGNVGIGTSSPSKKLHVNGSARIGNWKFNDISSTELAVTDSGNNTVLIFDESNPHIFWSQNLTDEFNTGTLTRTKSTNDRVYLAKDGSGSTHNTGEYLTKVREEPYIVDFERILATVNLPDGATLTAEVRSSDDNFTTTKDSVTVELEDGMKTYDLAELADASYYRILFEFEANNSGETPELIFFETASVSDEKKPRNLASTQNTGVIETTTSTEDEIRTTELGSLPIGTGNYVQITEDGTLVESGSSERFKRDITKLTIDTDMIYDLNPRSFIWDDNTENAGQKDFGLVAEEVDEVLPELTFRGSSGELRGVDYSKLSVLMLGELQQLDLKVDMLDPNLDTGGSVFERLLEWFEDKTLRVKSLRTEEVCVGDTCVNESELRQLLDNADIDPRSISDPEDSDSANETDTTPTTGGGSDNESQGGDDNEETTVEDSEDTQNDSKEDETEGSTTEKEESSDEQESVEESDEEDKDTEDEENTDESDPETEQTTENSDEENDGENKTEDNTGTEKNDEDSTATEDITKESDDETSEGDVEVKDKGSEKEEGSVKGEE; translated from the coding sequence ATGAAAAACTTCATAAAAAGACCCCTGCCTTTTCTGCTGGTTATACTGGCTGGATTTAGCTTAGCTGTCACTGCTTTAATAGCCGCTCCTCCGGCTTCAAAATACTCTCCCGGTGAGACTCTAGACCCTACCTGCGCGCCCGGAGACACCAACTGTAGCGTTGAGACCAACGATGTTTCTTCCAGTACAACTGATGATCTATCAGAAGGATCGAGCAATCTCTACTACACCGAAGCGCGCGTCTCCGCCAACTCTGACGTCGCGGCCAATACCACTAGCAGGCACAATGCCCTTTCACTCGGTGGTTCTCTGGACTATCTATCACTAACCGGACAAACCCTCACCCTCAACGAGATAGATGTAGGAACAGACACCAACTTAACTGCCGGCAGTGGTGTTTCTCTTTCCAGCGGCACACTTGACGTTGACACCTCGGGCATAAACGTAGGCGACCTTAACACTAATTTCACTACAGGCTCCATCCCGTTCTCCAACGGAACGAACCTTACCCAAGACAACACCAATCTGTTTTGGGATGATACGAATGACAGGTTGGGATTGGGGACTAATCTTCCAAGTTATTTTCTAGAAGTAGCGGGAGGCGATGTTTATGTTACTCAGACTCTCACAAATGGTTGGAATTTAAGTAACGCTTCATATGATTCTGTTTCATTTGGAGTATCCGGAGAAGCTCTTGAACCAACTGGTACCTATTTTAAACCGGATGGAACAAAGATGTATCTTTCAGATCGAAGCTCTAATAATATATATCAGTACACATTATCTACACCCTGGGACCTTTCAACTGCGGCCTATGATACTGTTTCTTTTGATGGACAAGCTGGATTTCCTCGGGGTGTATTTCTCAAGTCCGACGGAACGAAAATGTATGAACTGGACGGAAGTACTACTTATCAATATACATTATCTACACCCTGGGACCTCTCCACCGCATCTTATGATTCAGTATCGTTCAGTGTTTCAGGACAGGAAAGTGACGCACAAGGTCTAGCTTTGAAATCAGATGGAACGAAGATGTATGTAATAGGAGATAATAATAATACTGTGTATCAATATGGTCTCTCCACCCCATGGGATCTTTCAACTGCCTCTTATGACTCGGTATCGTTTAGTGTTTCGGGACAGGAGGGGATATCGAGAGAACTTGCCTTTAAATCAGATGGAGCAAAGATGTATATTGTGGGAGATGGAGCTAATAGTGTTTTTCAGTACTCTCTCTCTACACCCTGGGATCTTTCAACCGCATCGTACGATAGCGTTTCTTTCGATGTTTCTAATGAAGTAACAGATTCACATGGTGTATCTTTCAAAACCAACGGTACAAAAATGTTTGTTCTTGACGGCGACTTTAGTAGTGGAAGGATTTACCAGTATTCTATGGCTGGAGGTTCAGAAGGAGGTAGTATTTTTGTTGACAACAGTATTGGAATCGGCGCCACCTCGCCTCAAAACGCCCTCGACGTCTCCGGCGCCTCGGTCATCGGCTCCACCTACGCCGGCACCAACACGGCACCAACCAACGGTTTGCTTGTTGAAGGCAACGTAGGAATAGGCACCACCTCACCCAACACCGCCTTCGACCTATCCGGCGCCTTCTCTCTCCGCGGTGTCTCAGTCCCATCTACTGCACCTGCCGGACAGGGAAGAATATACTTTGACTCAAGCTCTAACTCGTTCAAAGTATCCGAGGATGGCAGCTCTTACGAAAACCTTCTCAGTGATGTTTCTGCCGCTGGCTCCGACGGAGCAGTACAATTCAACTCTTCTGGCTCTTTCGGAGCCGACGACGCCAACTTCTTCTGGGATGATACGAATGACAGGTTGGGGTTGGGGACGGCAACTCCCGGAAACCTCCTCCATCTAGCCGGCGGAGATTTGCGAATCGAAGAGACAGCTTCGAGCGGAAACTACGATATCTCCACCGCCTCTTTCTCTCAATCTATTTCCACGCAAAACAGCCTTTCGTTAAGTATCGCTTGGAACGACGACGGTACTAAACTATATGAAACAGGACGTGGCAGTGGTGCCGAACGCTTATACGAATACAATGTCTCCACCCCCTACGACATCTCCACTGCATCCTTTTCTAAATCTATTCCCACACAAGACTCTTATCCGGAAGGCATTGCCTGGAACGACGACGGCTCCAAGCTATACGAGGTAGGGCAAGGTAGCGACCTTATATATGAATATGATGTCTCCACCCCTTACGATATAAATTCCGCCTCCTTCTCCCAATCCATCTCTACACAAGACTCTATTCCACGCGGCATAACCTGGAACGACGACGGTACCAAGCTATATGAGATGGGAGGACACAACAGCGAACTCATCTACGAATACGACGTCTCCACCCCCTACGACATCTCCACAGCCTCTTTCTCCCTGTCCATCTCCACGCAAGACGGCTCTCCAGAAGGCATTGCCTGGAACAACGACGGCTCTAAGCTCTATGAGGTGGGTCGGGGTAGCGATCTCATATACGAATACGATGTTTCCACTCCGTATAACATTTCCACCGCTTCCTTCTCCCAATCCATCTCTACACAAGACAGTGACCCAACTGGCATCGCCTGGAACAGCGACGGTAGCAAGCTCTATGAGATAGGATATGATGGGTTGTCAGGCGGCGGTTACATCTACGAATACGACATGGGCAATTCATTCGAAGGCGGCACTCTCATCGCCGACACCAGCGTTGGAATTGGCACCACCACCCCCCAAAACGCCCTCGACGTCTCCGGTTCTTCGGTCGTCGGCTCCACCTACGCCGGCACCAACACAGCACCGACCAACGGACTACTAGTAGAAGGAAACGTAGGACTAGGCACCACCTCACCCTCCGCCCGTCTCCACTCCCTCTCCACGACAGAGCAACTCCGACTCGGCTACGACGCTTCTAACTACCTCTCAGCCACAGTGGGAAGCGCCGGCTCCACCACACTCTCACTCACAGGAACCTCACCGGAGTTCACGTTCTCCCAACTCGCCAACTTCTCCTCAGGAGTAAACGTAAATAGTGAAACCATCACCGACTTCACCGGCACCGGCCTCACCCTAAACACCAACGCCCTCACAGTAGACCAAACCGCACTCAACGTAGAGGGCTTTGCCACTGCTCTCACCGCCGGATCCATCCCATTCTCCGACGGCTCCAACCTCACCGAAGACAACGCCAATCTGTTCTGGGACAACGCCAACAATCGTCTGGGACTCGGCACCACCTCACCCAACACCCTCCTAGACCTAGCCGGAGCTCTATCCATCAGAGGAATGTCAGCACCATCCACCGCACCGTCAGGACAGGGAAGAATATACTTTGACTCAAGCTCAAACACCTTCAAAGTTTCCGAAAATGGTGGTTCGTATGAAAATCTATTGGGAGGAGCCTCCGTTGCCGGCTCGGATGGAGCGGTTCAGTTCAACTCTTCCGGCTCCTTTGGAGCAGACGACGCCAACCTCTTCTGGGACAACTCCGGCAAGATGCTCGGTCTCGGTACCACCAACCCCACGGACCGACTACACGTAGTAGACGCAAGCGTAGCGGGAGCTCACTACGAGACAGACGGAGTAGCCACCTTTGAGGATGACGACGCCAACCTACAAGTAGTCGCCACCGACCAAGGAGACGACGCCGCCGCCTTTATCCTCACCAACGCTCCCGCCGGAGGCACGGGAGACAACAAACACTGGATTATGCAACACCGCGGTGCCAACCTCAACAACCGCCTCGACCTCGGCTACAAGACAAGTGCCGGCAGCGGCTCTATTGCCACCGGCACCTACACCGGTATGACCCTCCTCACCAACGGCAACGTCGGTATCGGGACGACAAGTCCGGGTCGAAATCTCCATGCAGTAAATAACGTTCTTATTGGAGGGACGGCGGATGGCGATGGTGATTTATTTTTGGAAGATTCAAGCGGTAATCAACTTATTCAGTTAGATACCGAAGGCTCTAGCGCTATTTCTGGCACACAGATTTATCTTACTGCCGGAGGGAATTCTTATATAAATACGGGCGGCAACGTCGGCATCGGGACGACTAGTCCAAACGAGGAACTGGAAATAGGAGCACTCGGTACGGCCACTAGCGATTCTGATGACTACGACTCTGGTGATATTGGTCTAACTGCGAGCGGTTGGGACGTAAATGGTTCAAACGAAAGAACCGGTACATGGAAAATTAGAAATGTTACCGAGCCTTCTAATTATCCGGATTTTGATTTGCAGTTTGTGGATCCTTCGGATAATACCGTAATGACGCTTACTGGTTTGGGTTCAGGTTTCACCGAGGGCAACGTCGGCATCGGCACCTCCTCACCCTCAAAAAAACTACACGTGAACGGAAGCGCACGCATCGGTAACTGGAAATTCAACGACATCTCATCTACCGAACTCGCCGTCACCGACTCGGGCAACAACACAGTCCTCATCTTTGACGAAAGCAACCCGCACATCTTCTGGTCACAGAACCTCACCGATGAATTCAACACCGGTACCTTAACCAGAACCAAAAGCACCAACGACCGAGTCTACCTCGCCAAGGACGGATCCGGCTCTACCCACAACACGGGAGAATACCTGACAAAAGTACGAGAGGAACCATACATAGTAGACTTCGAACGCATCCTCGCCACTGTCAACCTACCAGACGGCGCGACTCTCACCGCAGAGGTACGCTCTTCGGACGACAACTTCACCACCACCAAAGACAGTGTAACGGTAGAGCTGGAAGACGGAATGAAAACCTACGACCTCGCAGAGCTAGCAGACGCCTCATACTACCGCATACTCTTCGAATTCGAAGCCAACAACTCTGGAGAAACCCCGGAACTCATCTTCTTTGAAACTGCCTCTGTGTCGGATGAGAAAAAGCCCAGAAACCTTGCCTCGACCCAAAACACGGGGGTCATAGAAACAACCACGAGCACCGAAGACGAAATACGCACGACGGAGCTTGGCTCACTACCGATCGGTACGGGAAACTATGTTCAGATCACCGAAGACGGTACACTGGTGGAAAGCGGATCATCGGAACGATTCAAGAGAGACATAACAAAACTCACGATAGACACCGACATGATCTACGATCTCAATCCTCGCTCGTTTATTTGGGATGACAATACAGAAAACGCGGGCCAAAAAGACTTCGGATTAGTAGCTGAAGAAGTAGATGAAGTATTGCCAGAACTTACCTTCCGCGGTTCTTCCGGTGAGCTACGAGGAGTTGATTACTCCAAACTCTCAGTACTTATGCTGGGTGAGCTGCAGCAGCTTGACCTAAAGGTAGATATGCTAGATCCGAACCTTGATACGGGCGGCAGTGTATTCGAGAGGTTGCTAGAATGGTTCGAAGATA